The genomic region ATATGAAAAGCACGTCGTGTCCGCGATAGATCATCCCTGACAAAGCCTGTAGCCCAATATCCGTAGAACCACCGTCGCCGGCCATCACTATGACATGGGGGCGCTCACCTGTATATTTGCCCTTTCTCATCATTGCCTTGTAAGCAGCCTCTATGCCGGAGGCCACGCCGCCGCCGTTTGTGATCTGAGCATGGATCCAAGGCACAGCCCACGGACCACAGCCGTAGCTCGTGTTAGCGACGTACATGCAACCTGTGGGACCAACGAAAATGGTGTTCGGGCCAGCAGCCTTTGCCACCAATCTATACACCAAAGCAGGGCCACATCCAGCACATGTCCTGTGACCAGGAACATAGTATTCTTTTTGAGGCATATCGCGAAGGGTCTTTATGGTCTCTAACATCATCTTCACCTCCTTTAAAGCTCGTACGGCAGCCAGTAAGAGTTCTTCTCAACCTTACCGGTCTTGGCGATCTCTTTTAGCTTGGCATACATCTTGTAGAACTCTTCCATAGTTATAACTTCTCCACCGAGCCCGCCAACGAAGCCGACGGTCTTGGTCTTGTCGCCCAAGCCGTACAGGGCTGTCCTTGCTTCACTGAGCAATACCCCACCGTCGCCGGCTATTCCGAAATTAACGGAGTTGTCTACGACTCCGACCACCTTAAACTTAGACAGTACATCTCTGACTACCTCAGTGTTGAAGGGCCTGAAGGTACGAAGCTGTACTACTCCGACCTTTTCGCCGTGATTCCTAAGTTTCTGGGCCACGTTCTTAGCAGTAATGGTATGTGCACCCTGTATGAATATGACGACTTCGGCGTCATCGGTCATGTATTCTTCCACGAAGGGGCTGTATTTGCGCCCAAAGATCTCGCCAAATTCCTTGTAGGCTTCGGCAATGACCTTTTTAGCTTCCTGGACGGCCAGATATCTTTGGTACTGAAGAGGTGGCCCCATCTCAGGTTCTATCTGAGCACCTATTATCATTGGATCGTAGATGTTAAGGGAATGTTTGTTTTTGTATGGCGGTAGAAATTCCTTGACTTGACCTTCGTCGGGAATCTCAACTTCGCCAGCTATATGGGAGACAAAGTAGCCGTCTTGACAGGCATATTGGGGAAGCAACACGCGAGGATCCTCTCCTATTCTGTAGTAAAGAAGCGTAAGGTCAAGAGCTTCCTGTGGCGTTGCTGCCCATCCTTGGATCCAGCACTGATCGCGGCACGACTCGGCCTCAGTATGCTCAGAACCAAAGTCCCCGGGAGGATCAAGTGTCCTGTCGGCAATTGCCATCTGGACCGGTAACCTCTCTCCTGATATCGGGGAGTAAACCTCCATAGCGAAAGTAACACCCACGCCCGAACTTCCGGTAAATGTCCTTGCGCCGGCTGCAGAGGCACCGTAGACAACACTGAGCTGGGCGTGTTCGCCTTCGGCATGGACGAACTCGGCATCAAGCTCACCATCTGCAATCATCCTTGCAAGCTCGGACATTATGCCCGTGTAAGGCCTGATAGGATAGGATGAAATCACATCTACGTCAGCAAGCCTGACAGCTTCGGCGGTGGCCACCACTCCGGTTATAAGTCTCTTCTTTCCCATGGATCTCACCTCCTAATCCTCAAAATCCAACTCTGGTACCATGGTTATAGCCTTCGTCGGACACACCGCCGCGCAAAGGCCGCAACCCTTACAGTATTTCAGGTTATTGAACTCCATGGCCTCGGGAGTCTTATAGGTTATGACAGCATCGGGACAGCTGACCCAACACAGCAAACAGCTGGTGCAACGTTCCTTTGACCAAACGGGCCTTTCGGATCTCCAGTTGCCTGTCATTCTCTTCTCGTTTTCCTCATCCACGGAGGGCACTGTACCGGCAAAAGGAAGATCATCCACCCCTAGCTGCTTTTTAGGTGCAGGGACAAAGGCAGGAAAAGTAGTATTTACTGTCATCAGGTGAACCTCGTTGTAGCCATACCTGCAGGCTTGCTCGTTCTTCACCGAGGAAAATACGCTTTCGGGTTTAACGAATGGTTTAGCCTTTGCGACAGCTCCGGCCAAAACCGCACCTGCGCCTACGCCTATACCCGATGCGTCCGTAGCTCCTTCTGCTCCCGAAAGCGTCTGGACATAACCGGCAACTCCCGTAGCATCGACGCATCCTATTGTTCCAAGATTGGTCGTGTCCTTCAAGAACTTCAGTATATACTGCGGATCCCTCTTGGTGTTTACTATCAAGACACCACCCGGCTTCATCCCTGCCAATACGTCATTTCCCTTTACCAACGCCTCTTCCGTAAGGACTACCACATCCGGATTTTCGTTCTCATATATGTACTTACTTAAAATGGGCTCTTCGCTTACTCGAGCATAAGCACGCACAGGAACGCCTACCCTGTCCGGAAGATCGACGTAATTTTCCCATGCCTGAACATACTTGCCCTCTTTGGATCCGGCGTTAGCTAACGCAAAGACAACATCCCTGGCATCCTTGTTTTGCAGGACACCGCGGGCCCAAGTCGTGATCTGAATCAGACTAGGCTCTTCAAACAACTTCTTTGCATCAAGACTCATTAAAAAACACCTCCTGTCCTTTATTAATTTCCTGCAACGCCTCCATCATCTCTTCGTTGGTCAGGACACCACCTCCCCTTTTGAATATCATCTTATAAATCACCTTGCGGCAGGCTCTTTCCACAGAAGCTTTTAGGTCCGCTCCGGAAAGACCTTCGGTGATCTCTGCCAGATAATCCAAGGACACATTGCAGCTAGGTATCTTCTTGAAAATTATTTGAAGTATTTCCTTTCTCTCCTCCAAGGTTGGCATGTTAAAGGCAAGCATCGCCGTTAACCTGTCGGCGGATATCAAAGAGGGATCTATGTTTTCAAGGGAGTTGGCGATGGCTATTATGATGTTATTGACTTCTTTATTAGCATCGAGTTCCGCTATTAACTGATTTGTAAACCTCTTTCCCAAAGCTGCGACCATTCCGTCTATTCTGTCGAAAAGCAGTATACAGGGAGATACCCTTTTTGCCAGCTTGAACAGATCGCTTACAGCTTGCTCTATTCCCCGCTTGTTGGATAAAAGCATTGGAGGTGTGACGTGAATTAGGTTTAAGCCGGCTTCCTTTGCAATAGCATTTGCCATCAAGGATTTGCCCGTGCCGGAAGGGCCCAAAAACATGATGAAGCTGGATTTCTTTAAGCCGAATTCGTCGTAGACTTCCGAATGTTGAAGGGGTATTTTGACCAGTTCCAATAAGCTCTTTTTTATATCAGCAAGCCCGCCTACGCTTTCAAATCCCACAGAAGGGATCTCAACGATCATCTCTCTCAATGCCGAAGGCTCTATCGCTTTAAGCGCCCTCTCGAAGTCTTCCTTTGTTACGGTTACGTCGCCCGTCTCTCGGCAATCCATGTATCGCTCCAGGGCGCGAATTCCGGCTTCCTTACAAAGCTGGGCCAAGTCAGCTCCTGTGTAACCGTGCGTGACTTCCGCTATCTTTCTAAGGTTGACGTCAGGTGTCAGGTTCATCCCCCTGGTATGAATCTTGAGTATCTCTTCCCTTCCCTGAGTTCCTGGAACACCTATGAAAATTTCTCTGTCAAACCTCCCGGGCCTCCTTAAAGCTGGATCGAGCAATTCCGGCATGTTCGATGCCCCGATCACGATGACGTCGCCGCGAGATTTAAGTCCGTCCATGAGCGAAAGAAGCTGCGCTACAACCCTCTTTTCGACGTCGCCAACGACTTCAGATCTCTTGGGAGCTACGGCATCAAGTTCATCTATGAATATGATGGCAGGGGAGTTTTTCTTTGCTTCCTCGAAGATCTCTCTTAACCTTGCCTCACTTTCCCCATAGTATTTGTTCATGATCTCTGGGCCGTTAATGGCGATGAAGTAAGCCCTTGAATCGGAGGCAACTGCACGCGCTATAAGGGTCTTACCAGTTCCTGGAGGACCGTAAAGCAGTATTCCTTTCGGCGGTTCGATGCCCAATTTTCTAAAAAGATCTGGACGGGTCAAGGGAAGTTCGACAAGCTCTCTTACTTTTTTTACCTCTTCCTTGAGGCCACCTATGTCCTCATAACTTACTCTATCCTTTTTGGAATCGAGGGTTTGATCCACCAGTATTATGCTCGTATCCTTCGTGACAAGCCCTATTTCAACGGAAGGCGCCATTCCCTGGATCCTCAGGGCAATGACGCCTCCGCTATAAAGTAGGACTGACACTTTATTGGAGATGACTACAGCTCTACCCAGTAAGTGTTTTTTAAGCTCCTCGCTGGGAGGGACTTCGTCGGGGGCAAGACCACCCTTATCCAACATTACGGTCTTTAACTGAATTGGATTGACTTTCGATACCTCAACAGCATCTCCTATATGAACGCCGAGGTTATCGCGGGCAATGCTATCTATCTGGATCAACTTTGAACCGCGAAAGGCAGTGGGGTTGGGAAAGACCTTTAAAGCCACCTGCGATTTTCCTTTGACCAGAATAAATTCGCCGCTTTGCACCCCAAGGGACTTGATGTCCTCGGGATCCATTCTGGCTATGTCCTTCCCCTTATCCTCTGGCAAACCTTCCTCGACATAAAAATACTGTCTATCCACATTTATCCCTCTTATATTATTTGGTATATGGTATGCCAATCTTTTGTTTAAAAATAACCTTACCTTTGGTTAACGTCAAGTCAACAAATAAGCTTGTCGAAATCAACCTTTAATAATGGGAATCAACATTGAAATGATAAGCACTAAATACCCAACTGCCTCCAAGGCAACATTTTGATGTGTAGTCCCAGGGTATAACAAAAGAGGTGGCGCTATTAACATCCCGAGGAGCGATAAACCCAAAAAGGTTTGATTATTTCCCTTCTTTGCCACTTTGAACGCCCCCTTCTTCTTAATAAATGTGCTTATACAGTATGAAAAGCATGCACCATGCTATGACGCCCAAAATGAGCGCCAAGGTGACGCAATATTTCAATGTCTTACCTATGACCTCTCCCTCACGTCCGGTTAGGCCAACGGTCGAAGTGCCAACTATTACCTTTGACGGCGCCAGCATGCTTCCTATGGAGCCACCTGCAGTTTGAGCGGCAGCGCTTATCAATGTGCTTATGCCGAGTATCTTGGCTATTTGAACCTGGAAAGCCCCAAACATGACGTTAGAGTTGGTGTTGCTGCCGGTCATAAAGGCCCCAAGCACTCCTACGAGGGGGATAAAAATTGGATATATCGATCCGAAGGCATTGGCCACACCCTTTGCCAGGGTATAGGTCATGCCGGATTCGACCATCATGAAAGCCATCAAAACCATGGATGTGGTGGCGATGCTGGAGCTAACTCCTCCTTTTACTACCTTAGACAAAACCGTCTTAAACATTCCGGGCTTCCATACTCCCTTTGCGCGATAGATCAACATACCCACAATTGAAGCATACACGAGGAATGCACCGGCATGAGAAAAGATGCCCACGCTGGTAGATGACCCAGCAGGAGTGACCCATCCCAGGCCCGTTGAGTATTCGCCAAACTTGAGCTTAAGCACAAGTAACCCCTTTAACCAATCCTCAACGCCTGGTATGAACTTTACCAACAAAACTATGACTATCAAAGAGTAATAGGGAGCGAAGGCCAAATTAAAGGGTAGTTTTTTAGTAACGACCTTACCCTTTGTTTCAGGGTTTGAGCTTGGAGAGTTAGATGAAACAGTAGACGAGAATGACGCACTTATAGCCTCATCAGTATTGAAGACCTTTGCCCTAGCCAAAAGAGCTGTTACAAGCATTCCAACGATTCCCGACAAGAACGTGGCTAAAGTCGGTTCCCATTGGGCAATAAAGAGCAGAGCAATCGACATGCTAAAAGAAACTACAAGGGTCGGCACAAGCCCTTGGCGTAAGGCCTTCATGCCTCCGTAAGCATGTACCGCAAACATTCCGCAAAAGATGCCAGCAAGGGCTATAAAAAATCCACACCAAGGCGCAAGATCAGCTGCCAGCAACCCTGTAGCTTGCTGTAGGCTTGCAAAGGATGCTGCCATATCGCCGAAAGTAACCGCCCAGGCATGCCCGATGAGAGCAATTGCCACAGCGCTTACGGGGTCAAACCCCATACCTATGAGTAGTGGTGCCCCAACAGCTACCGGGACGCCAAAGCCGGCTACGCCCTGCAGAAAAGTGACGAAGGCAAAACCTATCATGAGAAGCTGCAGAATTTTGTTTTGCGTCATCTCTATGAAGGTGGCGCCTATGCTTTCGATCCCACCAGTCGCATCGACGACGTTATATAGCAACAAAGCACCCCATACGATATAAAGCACGTAAAAAGCCATGACAAAACCTTTGGCATTCGAATTGGCCAACAAATGGAAGTCGGCCTTAAACACCACCAAAGCACCAATCAGGGCCACGAAAAAACCAATAGGCCCCGCCTTTGAGGCGCTCCACCTAAACCCTATCATCAAGACGAGAATGGCTAGAATCGGAAGAGAAGCACAAATCCACCTAAAAACGTTAACTTCCATACGATACCCCTCCCATCTTATGCTAAAGGCTTTAATAGGGTATCATCGTGAAGTCAAATGAAGGGGCAATCAATCGAACTTTCCCAAATATGGACCATAAAAGTTGAGGA from Acetomicrobium thermoterrenum DSM 13490 harbors:
- a CDS encoding oxalate oxidoreductase subunit alpha, giving the protein MGKKRLITGVVATAEAVRLADVDVISSYPIRPYTGIMSELARMIADGELDAEFVHAEGEHAQLSVVYGASAAGARTFTGSSGVGVTFAMEVYSPISGERLPVQMAIADRTLDPPGDFGSEHTEAESCRDQCWIQGWAATPQEALDLTLLYYRIGEDPRVLLPQYACQDGYFVSHIAGEVEIPDEGQVKEFLPPYKNKHSLNIYDPMIIGAQIEPEMGPPLQYQRYLAVQEAKKVIAEAYKEFGEIFGRKYSPFVEEYMTDDAEVVIFIQGAHTITAKNVAQKLRNHGEKVGVVQLRTFRPFNTEVVRDVLSKFKVVGVVDNSVNFGIAGDGGVLLSEARTALYGLGDKTKTVGFVGGLGGEVITMEEFYKMYAKLKEIAKTGKVEKNSYWLPYEL
- a CDS encoding oxalate oxidoreductase subunit delta, which encodes MSLDAKKLFEEPSLIQITTWARGVLQNKDARDVVFALANAGSKEGKYVQAWENYVDLPDRVGVPVRAYARVSEEPILSKYIYENENPDVVVLTEEALVKGNDVLAGMKPGGVLIVNTKRDPQYILKFLKDTTNLGTIGCVDATGVAGYVQTLSGAEGATDASGIGVGAGAVLAGAVAKAKPFVKPESVFSSVKNEQACRYGYNEVHLMTVNTTFPAFVPAPKKQLGVDDLPFAGTVPSVDEENEKRMTGNWRSERPVWSKERCTSCLLCWVSCPDAVITYKTPEAMEFNNLKYCKGCGLCAAVCPTKAITMVPELDFED
- a CDS encoding AAA family ATPase, giving the protein MDRQYFYVEEGLPEDKGKDIARMDPEDIKSLGVQSGEFILVKGKSQVALKVFPNPTAFRGSKLIQIDSIARDNLGVHIGDAVEVSKVNPIQLKTVMLDKGGLAPDEVPPSEELKKHLLGRAVVISNKVSVLLYSGGVIALRIQGMAPSVEIGLVTKDTSIILVDQTLDSKKDRVSYEDIGGLKEEVKKVRELVELPLTRPDLFRKLGIEPPKGILLYGPPGTGKTLIARAVASDSRAYFIAINGPEIMNKYYGESEARLREIFEEAKKNSPAIIFIDELDAVAPKRSEVVGDVEKRVVAQLLSLMDGLKSRGDVIVIGASNMPELLDPALRRPGRFDREIFIGVPGTQGREEILKIHTRGMNLTPDVNLRKIAEVTHGYTGADLAQLCKEAGIRALERYMDCRETGDVTVTKEDFERALKAIEPSALREMIVEIPSVGFESVGGLADIKKSLLELVKIPLQHSEVYDEFGLKKSSFIMFLGPSGTGKSLMANAIAKEAGLNLIHVTPPMLLSNKRGIEQAVSDLFKLAKRVSPCILLFDRIDGMVAALGKRFTNQLIAELDANKEVNNIIIAIANSLENIDPSLISADRLTAMLAFNMPTLEERKEILQIIFKKIPSCNVSLDYLAEITEGLSGADLKASVERACRKVIYKMIFKRGGGVLTNEEMMEALQEINKGQEVFFNES
- a CDS encoding L-lactate permease translates to MEVNVFRWICASLPILAILVLMIGFRWSASKAGPIGFFVALIGALVVFKADFHLLANSNAKGFVMAFYVLYIVWGALLLYNVVDATGGIESIGATFIEMTQNKILQLLMIGFAFVTFLQGVAGFGVPVAVGAPLLIGMGFDPVSAVAIALIGHAWAVTFGDMAASFASLQQATGLLAADLAPWCGFFIALAGIFCGMFAVHAYGGMKALRQGLVPTLVVSFSMSIALLFIAQWEPTLATFLSGIVGMLVTALLARAKVFNTDEAISASFSSTVSSNSPSSNPETKGKVVTKKLPFNLAFAPYYSLIVIVLLVKFIPGVEDWLKGLLVLKLKFGEYSTGLGWVTPAGSSTSVGIFSHAGAFLVYASIVGMLIYRAKGVWKPGMFKTVLSKVVKGGVSSSIATTSMVLMAFMMVESGMTYTLAKGVANAFGSIYPIFIPLVGVLGAFMTGSNTNSNVMFGAFQVQIAKILGISTLISAAAQTAGGSIGSMLAPSKVIVGTSTVGLTGREGEVIGKTLKYCVTLALILGVIAWCMLFILYKHIY